A single window of Plasmodium malariae genome assembly, chromosome: 8 DNA harbors:
- the PmUG01_08040300 gene encoding zinc finger protein, putative, which translates to MNAFASGPGNYRNRTLNVTSKCLNINYNIKTIEDGASIFCPQCNIPFNSKIRINPCYHIICNKCYELCVQQQSCLLCNSEINDVDFIFINDKIFICPYNDCKKGYFNEKSYNYHIYFKHQFLKENKLRMDDSRSRSSRSRSSRSRSSSSRSSSISDSQHGIDGLSLTSPSNEMGRNNVFIPSSSSNIVGYNTGDISNKELIYEQRKNNMNNYYNDIGRGNNVNVTEGKKDSFPMEKTNTTMMMMMMMKNQMQENNFNVNSTVPDSSFASGATRTNKEEPIIGSYNGSSAANASGLDAGGTNASCSGFRGASANASLCATSLNDNFTNQVQIVDKWNYTGFPFKSNFNSFNIPSDENIPAKANNESSKDNQGDDYDNLEDLM; encoded by the coding sequence ACATCAAAATGTTTgaacataaattataatataaagacCATAGAAGATGGTGCATCTATTTTTTGCCCCCAGTGTAATATCCCTTTTAACTCGAAGATAAGAATAAATCCATGCTACcatattatttgtaataagTGTTATGAGCTATGTGTACAACAACAGAGTTGTTTATTATGTAACAGTGAAATAAACGATGtcgattttatttttataaatgataaaatttttatatgtccATATAACGATTGTAAGAAAGGCTATTTCAATGAAAAGAGTTATAActaccatatatattttaaacaccaatttttaaaagaaaataaattgcGCATGGATGATAGTAGAAGTAGAAGTAGTAGAAGTAGAAGTAGTCGAAGTagaagtagtagtagtagaaGTAGTAGTATTAGTGATTCACAGCATGGCATAGATGGATTATCATTAACATCTCCTAGTAACGAAATGGGGAGAAATAATGTTTTCATCCCTTCTAGTAGTAGCAATATAGTAGGATACAATACCGGTGATATAAGtaataaagaattaatatatgaacaaagaaaaaataatatgaacaattaCTACAACGATATAGGAAGAGGAAACAATGTAAACGTAACAGAAGGGAAGAAAGATTCCTTTCCTATGGAAAAAACTAATACAAccatgatgatgatgatgatgatgaaaaATCAAATgcaagaaaataattttaacgtTAATAGTACAGTTCCGGACAGCAGCTTTGCTAGTGGTGCAACTCGTACAAATAAAGAGGAACCGATAATTGGTAGTTACAACGGTAGTAGTGCTGCTAATGCTAGCGGCCTTGATGCTGGAGGTACGAATGCTAGCTGCAGTGGTTTTAGAGGAGCTAGTGCTAATGCTAGTCTATGTGCCACCAGTTTAAATGATAACTTCACTAACCAAGTTCAAATTGTAGACAAATGGAATTACACTGGCTTTCCTTTCAAATCGAACTTCAACTCCTTTAATATTCCATCAGATGAAAATATACCCGCTAAAGCGAATAACGAAAGCAGTAAGGATAATCAAGGGGATGATTATGACAACCTGGAGGATTTGATGTGA